AATTCGATCCTGCGACGCGCAATCCCTATTTCAACTACGAGGATGAAGACGGTTCCAAACACACGGTTTGGTTTCTGGACGGCGCAACGGCGTTTAACCAGATGCGCGCTTCCAGGCAATTTCATCCGGCAGGATTTGCGTTGTGGCGAATGGGTTCGGAAGACCCTTCTCTGTGGAGCGTGTTTGGCCGTGAACAAATGGACGCCGCGCCTGATGGTTTGCAAAAGATTGTTTATGGATACGACGTGGATTTCGAAGGCATGGGCGAAATCCTGCAATTCGAGGCTGCGCCGAAAGAAGGCAAACGTTTCATCAACGTGGACGCGCGCAGCGGGCTGATCGCCGACGCACATTATCTGAGCATCCCTTCCTCATACGTTTTGCGCCGCACGGGTTGGCAAACCGGCAAAGTCGCGCTGACCTTTGACGACGGCCCGGATGAAACATGGACGCCGCAGATTCTGGACATTCTGAAGCGCGAACACGTTCCCGCCACGTTTTTCATCATCGGGCAAAACGGCCAGGCACATCCGCAACTGGTCAAACGCATCGTCGCCGAAGGCCACGACATCGGCAATCATTCCTTCACGCACCCGAACCTGGGAGAAATTCCGGGCAAATTGACCGAGTTGGAATTGAACGCCACGCAACGATTGATCGAAGCCTTGACCGGACGTTCGACGCGATTATTCCGCGCACCGTATTTTGGCGATGCCGAACCACAAACTGCCGACGAAGTGGAACCGGCAGCCATCGCCAACCGATTGGGCTACATCATCGTCGGATTGCGCGTAGACCCGGACGATTGGGCGCTGCCTGGCACGGATGAAATTGTAAAGCGCACTGAAGCCGCACTCACAAACTCGAATCCGGACGAGCGCGGCCAGATCGTGTTGTTACACGACGGCGGAGGCGACCGCGCGCAAACCGTTGCCGCATTGCCACGGTTGATTCACGAATTGCGCGCTCAAGGATATCAATTTGCCACCGTTTCGGAACTTGCCGGATTGACTCAGGCGCAAACCATGCCGCTGCTGCCCCCTGAACAAGGCTGGATGGCGCGTGCGGACAAACTGACGTTTTACATCTTCGCCGTCGGTGGGTGGTTGATCCGCTGGATGTTTCTAATTGGCATCGTGCTCGGATTGTCGCGCATGCTGTTCATTGGCGCGCTGGCATTGGCGCAATACATTCGCTGCGCAACATTCAGGCGGAATTCAACCGCCAGACGAAATTCAATCGCCCAAACTGTTCCTGCCGAAGCCAGGACAGCAAAGATGGTTTCGGTCATCATCGCGGCTTACAACGAAGAGAAAGTCATCGCGCAAACGGTAAGGAGTTTGCTGGCGTCGGAGTATCCGAACGTTGAAATCATCGTCGTGGATGACGGTTCGATAGACGCCACCGGCCAAGTGGTTCAGGAACAGTTCGGCCTGGAACCACACGTGAGATTGTTTACGCAACCCAACAAAGGCAAAGCCGAAGCATTGAATTATGGATTGCGCCACGCGACAGGCGACATCGTCGTTGCCATGGACGCAGACACGATCTTTCCTGCGCAAACCATCGGAGCGTTAGCAGTGCATTTCGACAATCCGCGCGTCGGCGCAGTCGCGGGCAATGCCAAAGTCGGCAACCGCATCAATCTGGTCACGCGCTGGCAAGCGCTGGAATACATTACTGCGCAAAATATGGATCGGCGCGCATTCGCATTGCTCAACGGCATCACGGTCGTTCCCGGTGCGGTCGGCGCCTGGCGGCGCGAATTGCTGGATCGAATTGGCGGCTTCGCGTCGGATACGCTGGCCGAAGATCAGGATTTGACGCTGAAAGTGCGCAAGCTCGGTTACAAAATCGAATACGCCGAAGAAGCCATTGGCTGGACGGAAGCGCCGGACAATTTGGGCGGATTGGCGAAACAGCGTTTTCGATGGTCGTTCGGTACGCTGCAATGCATGTGGAAACATCGCGATGCGTTGTTTCGTCCGCGATTTGGCGCACTGGGATTTTTGGCGATGCCAAACACCTGGTTGTTTCAAATTCTGTTTCCGCTGATTTCACCCGTCATGGACTTGCTGTTCCTCTGGACGCTCGCTTCTTACTCGATCCAACGAATGGAACATCCCCAGGAGTATTCGGTCACGAACCTTAACCAGGTGCTGTTTTATTACGCGTTGTTTCTGGCGGTGGACTGGCTGGCGGCGGCGTTTGCCTTTGCGCTGGAGCGCCGCGAACAGTGGAACCTGCTCTGGAGCCTGTTTTTGCAACGGTTTTGTTACCGGCAAGTGATGTATTACGTGATGGTGAAATCGGTTTGGACTGCCACACGCGGCGTCATTGTGGGATGGGGCAAGCTGGAACGAAAAGCCACCGTTACCGAACTCAGAAAGTCGCACCCCGCCCAAACAGAGAGGTTCGACACGTTGTACCCTCCGGTTTAGATTCGCCAACACCCTCTCTCAGCCTCGCTAATTTTCTCAACTACATCCAGTTAGCGCTGCGGCGGCGTAGTTCAAAGTGGTGTCACTCGAAAAGGGTTCATCGCTGCAAATAAGCCGCTGGAAAAGCTCCGCGCAAACGTGTAGCTTATTATCTGCTCCCAATTAGAAAATAACATTGAGGTATCAAATGAGAAGAAGGAGTTTGGAGATTTTATTTACCAGCAAGTGGGTTAATGCTCTGATACGTGGCGCTTTTGTGTCACTCATCTTTTGTCTGGGTTCGGTTGGCTCGTTCGGCCAACAAACCCAGGTTCGCACACGAGTTCGCGTCACAACCCAGGACGAAACCGGACAGCCGGTCGCGGGCGTCGCGATTCAGATCAAACTCAAAAACGATATTGTTTCGACCATCATCAGCGATGACAAAGGCGAAGCCGTCGCCACAAACTTTCCGGCCGGCACATACGACATCACTGTTTCCAAAGACGGCTTTCAACCTCGCACCCAAAGCAAGGTCGAGGTGAATGCTGGAACGGAGGTAGACATCAAGTTTGTGATGGTCCCCCAGATTTCCGTCAAAGACGAAGTCAACGTCACAGCCAACACCGCCGATAATCCGCCGGAACAAACGTCTTCGACGCCAATTGAGCTACAGCGCGTGACGATGCGCGAACTGCCAACAGCGACCAATTCCGTAAAAGACGCGCTGCCGCTGCTGCCCGGAGTCGTGCGCTCTCAGCAGGGCGAAATCAAGATTTCCGGCACAGGCGAAAACCGCAGCGCTTTTATCGTCAATTCCGCCGACGTGACTGATCCGGCGACAGGCCAATTCGGAATGACCGTTCCGGTGGACAGCGTGGAATCTATCAACGTCTTCAAAACGCCGTATCTGGCTCAATATGGACGATTTACCGCCGGAGTCGTTTCGGTGGAAACTCGGCGCGGCGGCAGCAAATGGAATTTCGAGCTAAACGACCCGTTTCCGGAATTCCGTTATCTGAACGGTCACCTGCGCGGATTACGCGACGCGACGCCGCGCGTGGTATTCAACGGCCCGCTGATCAAAGACAAACTGTTTCTTTCCGAAGGAACCGAATACACCATCGCCAAACGCGCCGTGCAGACACTGGAGTATCCAAATAAGGAAACCATTTCGGAATCGGTCAATTCCTTCACGCAGTTGGATTACATCGTGTCGGCCACGCATACCTTGACCGGGACTTTTCACCTGGCTCCGCGCAAAGACCAGTTTTATGGTTTGAATTTTTTCAACCGCCGCGAAGTCACACCGAATTTCAGCGGCAAGGATTACACCGGAACACTGATTGACCGGCTGACGATTGGCAGCAATCTGTTGGAAAGTTTGGTTTCGGTGAAAGATTATGACGCGGCGGTTTGGGGCCAAGGCGTCGCTGAAATGACGCTGACGCCAACCGGCAATCACGGAAATTATTTCAGCCAACAGAATCGCCAAGCCACGCGCGCGGAATGGACGGAGACATTGTCGCTGCAACCGATCCGCAACATCGGTTCGCATAACTTGAAATTCGGCAGCATTATTTCGCGCACAACCAATGATGGACAGTTCCTGGCACGTCCGGTCAATATCCTGGATGCCAACAACAATCTGTTACAGCGAATTGAATTTGTTGGCGGTTCGCAGTTCGACCTGACCGATCTGGAAACGCATTTCTTCGGGCAGGATCATTGGAACATCACGCAAAAGCTGGCAATGGACATCGGTCTGCGATTTGAACGCCAGGGCATCACTGAAACCTTGCGCTTTGCTCCTCGCATAGGACTGGCGTGGACTCCGTTCGGCAATCAAAAAACAGTGTTCCGTACCGGTTATGGTTTCTTTTATGACCGCGTGCCGCTGAGCGTTTACGCGTTTGATAAATACCCGGAGCAGTTGATTACCAGCTACGCGCCTGATGGAAGCATCCTTGATGGCCCGCGCCGGTTTGCCAACATCACCGACCGCGCCCTGGGCAGCAAGAACCCTTTCCTGCACGGCGGATCAAACATCGGCAACTTTGCGCCATACAGCGGCACCTGGAATGTCGAACTGGAACACGCCTTTGCGCGCTATCTGAAGCTACGTATCAATTACCTGAGCAGCAACTCCGAAGGCATCGTGACCGTCGAGCCAAGAGTTGTCCAAGGAAAAGATGCTTTGGTGTTGGGCGGAGGCGGCCAATCCCGCTACCGGCAATTTGAAATCACCGGCAAAATAAGCTGGGGCGAACAAAAACAAAACCTGTTTCTGTCTTATGTTCACAGCAGCTCGCGTGGAAACATCAACGAATTCAATACCTACATCGGCAACTTTCCGTTTCCAGTGGTGCGACCGGATCAAAACGTACGGCTGAGCGCCGATTTGCCGCATCGCTTTCTGGGTTGGGGAACGTTCAACCTGCCGTGGAAGCTGCGCTATTCGCCGATTGTCGAATTCCGCAACGGCTTTCCCTACTCAGAACTCGACGCCACACAGCAATACGTCGGCGAAGCGAACAGCTTGCGGTTTCCGAAGTTCTTCTCCTTCGACAGCCGCGTTTCCCGTGATTTCCAGATCAACCCGAAATATGCGTTTCGCTTTTCGCTGAGCGGGTTTAACCTGACCAATCACTTTAATCCGCTGGACGTTCACCGCAACGTCGCCGATCCGCTGAATGGCCAGTTTTTCGGGAATTACCGGCGATTTTTCCGACTGGATTTCGACGTAATCTTTTAAGCATTCTTCTCTCCCACGAAGAAACATGAACGTAGACTGGTTGCGTCGTGAGACTTCGTGGGAGAGTTTCAGCTATCGCCGCCGCCGTTTCTTCCCGCCTCTGACTGTGGATTTGATCGTTGACCAGATCAAATCCGCCGCGGTGTGAGACAGTGCCCCCAAACAAAGCCCTAAAAATCCCGCCCACAAGTAATTTTTGTCGGCTTGTCCATACAGCGAAAACAAATCGCCTTTGACCAGATTGAATTCCGCCGTCCAAGTGGTCTGCATTCCGCGAAGGTAGGTGTGGCGCAAATACAGCAGCGTCGCCGCAACCAGCGAAAACATCAACGTGAAGTAAACGACGCGAACGGCTGTTCCCAACACCGGCCCATGCGACAACGTTGAACGATGCGGCATCGCGACTTGATACGGTTTCCAGATAAACCGCAATGGCCCCCAACGATTGTATGGGCGGCTTTGCAAATCCAGGTCAGGCCCGAACATCAATCCGGCAAACAGCATCGCCAAAGTAGCGATAATGGACATTGCGTGATCGCCTCCCCAATACATTTCCGCCGCCAGATAGGTAAACGGCGTCAACGCAAACGTAATGGTGTCGTGCGTGTTGGCGTTTGGCATACATCAAACCTCCGACAGTTTGCCCGCACAATGAATGTTGTACCCGCGTTTCAGACGTGCAACGGAACTTACCCGACAGGTTCGCTGTGGTCAAGAGATTAGTTGATGAGGTGGGTGTAAACTTCAATGGCGCGTTCGGCCATCAGCTTGACGCTGTAGTGCTCACGGACTGCGGATGCACCGCGTTTGCCCATGTCGTCGGCGAGTTCGGAATTTTTCCAGAGCGAATAAATCGCATCGGCCAACCCTGCCGAGTCTTCCGGTTCAAACAGCAAACCGCCCTGCGTGCGTTCCAGAATTTCGGGGAAAGAACCGTGACGAGGCTGAATGACGGGCACTCCGCTGGCCATTGCTTCCAGAATGGATAATCCTTTGGCTTCGGCATACGTCGTCGGCACGGATACAACGTCCACATTGCGAAAGAAATCCAGCTTGCCTTCGCGTTCCACAGCGCCGTGATAGCGAAATTCGTTCGCCAAACCAGCCGTGCTCAATTTATGTTCGATTTCCTGCAAGTAAGGTTTGTGTTCCGGCGCAAGATAGCCTGCGGCTTCGAGTTTGGCGGAAGGAAAATCGTCCCGTAGCCGCAACAACCGGTACGCTTCGGCTAGCACATGCAAGCCTTTTTCCGGCGCAACACGAGCAAAGTAACCAATCGTGAACGGTTCGTTGCTTCGCGGCTTTCTTGGAGACGGATTTTCGTAATCATTCAAGTTGATTCCCAAAGGAACAACGTGAATTTTGCTGCGCGGAATGCTCAGGTAATCGGCCATAAAATCGGCGTAATAGCCGCTGACGGCGATAAACCCGTCCACATATTCGGCTTGTTCGCGAATCAACCGAATCGCCTCGCTGCGGTACGGTTCGCGCATTCCGTCCAAAAATAAATCTTCGCCTTGCAGCGTGCAGCAAATCGGCAACCCGGTCGCTTCTTTGATCGGTTTGGCCAATCCGATCAGCATGGAATTTTGCATGTCCACGATTTCAAACCCGGCTGGCGGCGGAGGTTCGGTTTTCAACCAGTCAATGAATTTGCCGATTTCTTTTCGCTGGTGACCGTGTTCGCCTTTCAGAATGGAAATTGTCAATTCGCACAATGAATCGGGATCAACGGCGATGGATCGTTTCGACGCCGCTTTAAGTACAAACTGCGAATCCCACAATTTATCCAACCAACGCGGCGTATGACGAAAGATGGCCGAATGCTGCTCCAAATAAACACTGATGCCGCCAAAGAAAACTTTGTCGTTGCTGACGTTGGGTTCATCGGTCAGCGGCGTCGTGTACAGCGGTTGCAACGTGACTTCGTGGCCCTGGCGCAGCAATTCCGACGCGAGCGCGTTGTCGCGCAAACAACTGCCGCAATACATCCCAGCGGCTCCGGCTGTCAGGTAAAGAATCTTCATCGTTGCAATTAAGCTGCTGCTGCCCGTTGGAACGCACGCCGCGCATACAAATGTTCAAACAAATTTCCTTCGTGGGGTTGATCCCAGGCGATTTTCATCGTCGGAATCGCGCCAATGTTCAGCCGATCCACGTGCGGTGAAGCCACCAGTTTGTTGATCAACTTCAGATCGTTGGTGATTGCCGTCACGACCAGCGATGGTCCAAAAGCTTCCGGCATCTCTTCCGGCCTGACCTCGACCACGCTGGCGAAGGGGAACAGAAATTCTCGGTTGGCCAACGGATGGTTGTGGTTTTCGACATGCACAATAGTCGGCAGCAGATACGTTGCGCCGTCCACTTCCACCAATCGCTTGCCGCGCACTTTTGCCGAAACATCCGTCGCGCCGGATTCACGCAAGCCGGAATCCACAATCGCCGAAATGCGTTTCGCTACATCGGCATTGGCAAACGGAGCGAGCAAAGCTTCGGGGTCTTCGGGCTGTCGAGGAATGATTTTGGCAACGCGTTCCGCCAAAGCCTTTGCGATTTCGTTTCCGTGACGCGTCACCCAAACGCCCGAAGCATTGATGCACGAACGTCCGCCGTTTTCCGTGATCGAAGCGACCATCACATCCAGATAGTTTTCCCAATCGTCTACCACGTCATCGCCCAGCACGACTTTGCTGTAGCCCGTGCCGTGCAATTCAATGCGCGGATCGCTGGCGTATTTGCCCACCGTAGAAGAATCTCCGAAGAACATTCCGCGTCCGCAGGATTGCAAAATCGCGCCTGCTCCGCCGTGATCCGCAGGGTAGTATCCAAACGCTTCTTTCGGCACTCCTGCATTGATCAGGGCCTGCGCGATGCGATACGGCGACCAAGGCTCGCTGCTGCCTGGTTTCAACACCAACGGCACTTTCATCGCAATCGAAGGAATCCACAAGCTGTGAACGCCCGGCGAATTGCTCGGCAAAATTACGCCAAGTGAGTTCGTGCGCGGAAAGAAACTGACGGCGTGGCCTTCGTGCGAGCCAAACCCGTCATCCAGAATTTTCAGATCAATACCGCGCGTCAACCCATCGAGCACGGATTTCATTTCCGCCATTACGCCACTGATCTTCGCCATGTTTTTGCGCACCAGCACGTGTGGCATTCCCGTCGTCGCCGACAACTGGCGGACATAATCATCCGGCGTTTGCGATTGGTCAGCGACGGGCAAGGTGTCGTTCATAAAGGAATCCGCCGCCTTCCGGCACATCGCAATCAACTGTTCCGTCGTGAATGCAGCCAGCATCGCCTGAATAGCGTCCAGATCGCGCAAATCGCGCCGAATCAATCCGGGATTCGCCAGACTGAGTTCGACAAACGTTTCCCGCGTCCGAAAGTGCGGCACGCGCGAAACATCAACACTTTTATACGGATTGCCTTTGCGAAGAATGGGTATGTGTAACATAGAAAATACAATGTTCCTTCCTGCGGTTCATTCAAGCCATGACCAGTTGCTGATATGCTCGCTCGACAGTGGCAGGCACGTTCATCACAACGAAACGGTCTGCGCTATAAAGGTAGCTTTCGCCGCTTTCGTCCACCACTCGCAACATCCCTTCGGCTTCAGCCTCGGCGTCACTGATAACCTGATAAAGTTTCATCAGTTCGAGTGAAGCCGGGTAACCTTCGTTGTTTACGCAAATGCCAAATGTCAGTTTAGCTTGGCTTTTCTTTTTATTCATAACGCTCAATCCAAAAACTTCGTGATCTTGAATTCCTTTTTGCCGATGCCGTGCGCTTCGTACCAGTGAACTTCAGCGTAACGCAAATTACCGCTTGGCAACCGCACCGTCGCTTCGCCTTTTAGCTTACGCCAACGTCCTTTGCCATACCAACGCCACAGTCGCCGACGATCCCGGATGCTGAGGTTGATCGCAATGGTTTGGATATTCGTGATTTCCCCGGCCAACTCAAAATCCATCGAAACACCTTTTCCCGTCTCACTGACCACGCGGCAACGCTGCCGGAAGATGATTCTTCAAAATCCAAAGCCTGAAAAGGTCGACCGCAAAACAATACCGATCCTCGCGCATTTCCACAATCTCTTTGCGGCTCAGGCTCTGCGCCGCCGCTTGGTACTGGTGTCAGCCGCTCCCGTTCCCAGCGCCCGCAAGACTTCGCGCTCGACTTTGGCGCATTCTTCCCAGTTGTTGTGGAAGTCAACGCATAAATTTGCGACGGATTGCGAGAGCAAGTAAAGCGGCTTGCAGAGGACCGAGAATCGCTTCTAACGTGACGAGTGTTTGTCCAGTGCTAGTAACAGGGCGCGGCTCTGGTTTCTGCAAACTCATCACTCCAAGGCTGTAGGTCAAGGCTTTCGTGAGGGGCAAAGGGCGTCGAACTTCATCGCTCACCACGGTGACCATAGGCATACTTGGGGTTGGTTTGCGCTCGAAACCTGTAACGCAGTAAGCACCAGCAAACAATATCCAGAGGACAAACAACACCATAACTGCGCGTGTTATTCGTTCACCATAACCACTCGCAAGCCAGTAAAGCCAATGCAAAGTTTGTAGCCTAAACCAATAAATTTTCAGAAAACTCCATGCCCTTTCACGCGTTCTACTGAGCCTACCTAAGCTATTCTCGCGTACAAGTGATCTAGCTATTCTTACTGCGCTTCTCTTGAATACACTCCACTGCTTCGCCAACACCTTCTCACCACGTAGCGATTCTAACCGCTGCATATCCATCGCCCAGTAACGAAACTCAGATGCCTCCCTATACCGGTGATTCTCTTCAGCGTTAATAGCTAATTGGCGGTAGGCAATAGATAGCAGATAGTATGACGAAGTCCCCACGTGGTGACGCAAACCGGCGATTTCTCGCTTGCGACCTTTGGTCCAACGTACATTGACGAACTCAAATTTACGGGCATCCACATTGATGAACCAATGGGGCCGTAGCTTGAGTGAATGAAAGGAGGCGCGCTCCGGCTTCTCAATTCTGGCATGTTGCAAGTTCAAGTATGAGCAATCGCCAAAAACAGGTTGATCCTTATTCCCGGCAAATCTCACGTAAGAGGCAAAGGTACTGTGGTTAAAGTCAGCGTCTGCGGTAAAAATGGCAGAAGCAAAGTCGGCATCTGCGCTGAAAGTGGCGTTGCTAAAGTCTGCACGGGCATTAAAAGTTGTTTCTTGAAATTTTGTGGTAGCACCGAAATTGGCAGAATAAAAGAATGCATCATCCTCAAACTTGGCAAAGGAAAAGATAGCATTCGAGCTAAATTTGGCAGCACCGAAGACTGACCTCTTGAATTTAGCGCTGCTGAAGTCTGCAATCGCGCTGTATTGGGTTTTCGCGAAATCAGCATCTATACTAAAGTTGGTAAACCTAAAGTCGGCATCTGCCCTAAAGGTTGCGTTATTGAAGCTGACATCCGCAGTTCCAAAGCGTGTGTCCGCAGTAAAGACGGCTTTGAAAAAGTTGGCAACGCCGCTGAAGATGGCACAGCTAAAGTCAGCAGGCGCGTTGAATTGAACCCTGGAGAAGCTGGCTCCTTCAGGAAACCATACGCCACGAAAGTCGAAGTCTTTTGCCTCGAGCTTCTTTTGCAGAACAGAATTGAAAGCTGTGGTTTTGTCTTGATTGGGATAATGCAGTACGCAGTAACTGCGGCCTTCATGCTCACGGAAAAACCCTTCCCTCGCGCAAGCTGAACGCATCCATTCTTCACAGGCGCAAACGAATTCACGTTCGGATTGCGTGTCTAACGCAAACTCCACAGACACGGCTGAACTGTCCGTTTGGTTGGTCATGATTTCAGCGATTGATGCGCGTCACGACTTTGTTCCCTGCGCCGCGTTTGATCGTGCGTTTGACGAATTGCTCAACCAGTGGGCGCAGCAACCATTTTGCGCCATCCTGTTCGATGGAACGAAGTGAGCCATTCGCCACGGCCAGTTCCAGCATCGTCACCGGAACATCGAATTCGCGCGCGGCGGCGTTGTAGCTCATCAAATCTTTGCTGTCATAAACACTCATGCGTAGTTTCTCCTGAAATTCGGGCTTGAAAAATTGATGCGGAAGAAGCGTGATGATAGGGATGGGGTTGGAACGTGTCAAAGCTGTCCTGGCAAAATCGTAGAGCTTGAAATTCTCCGCCTCGCCCCACTACAATCCGGCTCGCTTATCCGATCTCACCAACGTTTTAACGGAGAGAATTTATACGATGGACTGTCAGCAATTTGAAGATTCAATCAGCGATTATCTGGATTGTGGTTTGGCGCGGCCGGTGCGGCGCAGCTTTTGCGAACATCTGTTGGCTTGCCGCCCTTGCCATCAAACATTTAATGACGTGCGCACGGTACTGGATGCCTGTTATGTGATCCGCGAATCGAATATCGGCTCCGCCGATGCCGCTTCGGGAATCGAGCAGCGCATCATCAGCGCCATTACCGTGGGCGAAATGCTCAGTTGCCGGACGCTGGACGCGCTGATTCTGGAATACTTCGAAGGCAACATTGAAAGCTCTTACGAAACCATCTTCAACGAACATTTTGCCGTTTGCGACGATTGCCGCCGATTGGTCGAAGGCGTGCGCGAATCCCTGGAAGAACCCGAAGCGGTCGAGGTTCCTGTGAAATTGTACGACCGCATCTTCGCCGCAACCGTTGGATTACGCCGAATTGCCTGACCGGTAACTCCCCGACGATCTTGATGCAATTTCCAAGCGAGCAATCGAAATTCCTCAGCAAAATTGTCTTGTGTTTTTCACTGTTGGGGCTGAGTTCAATTAGCAGCTTTGCTCAACAGACTGAACCGGAAAAGAAAGTCGCCAATCCGATTGGCGTCGCCGACCAGCAACGACAATCCAATCGGCAAACCAAACTTACAATCACGACCCAGATTGAACCCGGCCAGGCCCAGGAAGTCACTTTTGTTTCCGAAAAGCAGGAAGCAATCGGCGAAAAGGGCGAAATTGTCGTGATGACCGGCAAAGCTCAAATTACGTACGGTGATGTCATCGTCATCGCCGACCGCGCAACGTACAACAAAATCACCGACGATCTGTTGGCCGAAGGAAATGTTTACTTTGAACAACAGGGACAACGCATTATCGCCGACCGCATAGAGATCAATTACAAAACCAAACGCGGGGTCATTACCAACCCAACGGCATTCACCAGCACGACTCGTGACGGAACAACGTTGGTCGTTGACGCTTCCCGCGCAGACAAAATCAGTGACGACACCTACACGCTGGAAAACGCCAAGCTGACTGCTTGCCAGGAAGCTGTGCCGAAATGGGCTTTTACCGCAAAACGCGCCCGCATACGGTTGGAGCATCGCGCCAAGGTGTACAACGCGCTGCTGCGAATCAAAAACGTTCCGGTGTTTTATCTGCCGTACGCCTCGATTTCGATCAGCAAGAAAGATCGCTCCTCGGGGTTTCTGCTGCCGACATCCGGATCGTCTTCGATCAAGGGGCGAACGTTGCACCTGGCGTATTACCAAACCCTGGGGCGAAGCGCGGACGTGCTGGCCAGAACAGACATTTTCAGCAAACGCGGCATTGGCGTCGGCTTCGATTTTCGTGCGCGAACCAACGAAACCTCCAAAATCAATTTCGGGTCTTTTTTGGTTTTCGACCGGCTGTTTGGAGACAAAGGCCCGGATCAAGGCGGCAGCAGTTTTTACGCCGATGCGGTTCATAATTTCAAAAACGGCTTTGTCGCTGTAGCCGACGTAAATATCACATCTTCGTTCGCGTTTCGCCAAATTTTCTCCGATAACATTCTGTCCGCTATTTCGCCCGAAGAGCGGTCGCTGTTTTACCTGAACAAAAACTGGCGCTCGTTCAGCTTCAACGCGCAATTCGGCGAACAAAGCTCTTTTATCGGTGAATTTGATCAAAAGGGCAATTTTGTCTCTGACCAAATCGTCAAAGTCCGCAAGTTTCCCAGCGTCGAACTGAATAAACGCCCGACACAAATTTCCGAACACATCCCGTTTTACTTCTCTTTTGATTCGGCGTTGGAAGGCGTGCGCCGCAGCGAAACATCCGCCGATCAGTTCAAACTGAAAACGCCATCGGTGGTTCAGCGCCTGGATTTCGCGCCGCGATTGACGTTCCCGCTGAAATCCTTTGCGGGATTCACAGTTACGCCCAGCATCGGAGTCCGCTCGACGTTTTATAGCGATAGCCTCGACCCGGTCACGCGCCAGGTCACTGGACAGAATCTGTTTCGAAACTACGTAGACCTTGATGTGGACGTGCGACCGACAGCGCTGGCCAAGGTGTATCGTCACAATGACGGAACGGCGTGGTTCAAACACATCATCGAACCATTTATCGAATATCGCCGCATCGAAGGCATTGATGAATTCGATCGCACCTTGCGCGTGGATGAACGCGATGTGATCGCCGAAACCAACGAAATCGCCTTTGGCATCAGCAATAGCATTCTGGTCAAACGCTCGCCCGGCGAGGGCCAAGCTCCGCAAACGCACGAGTTTCTGAACGTGACGCTGACGCAAAAATACTTTTTCGATCCTACCTTCGGCGGCGCATTGCACGACGGCGAACGCAATCAATTCTTCCCTATCAATACGTTGGGGGGATTTTCCTTTGGTGCAATTCAGCGGGATGTATCTCCGCTCAATGTCAAAGCCAGAGTCCGCCCGACGCAAACCATCTTTGCCGACGTGCGGCTGAATTACGACACGAAGTTTCACGACTTGCGCGATTTCATCGTC
This region of Acidobacteriota bacterium genomic DNA includes:
- a CDS encoding glycosyltransferase, with translation MEIRKSLPVFYDPSERRRHYVRHTGVFLAITFTILAALFIASVIINPALPRLSLRQAAGASIPVEAKSPVPLLPVPNLIATRREARSAQAQAELRRAIRKARADRQRASKPIVRNATGSTERPQAFGFYVNWDDSSYQSLKRHIQQLDQLVPEWLRLRSGAEPIAPELDAHAMDLIRRERPDLPIIPMVHNSKDGKWEPQTLAAQIADEAARMRLVNALANFVGEQHFQGVCIDFEEVPAGSQKHLLAFMQQLHATFIAHNWKVMQAVPFDDEEWDYPAFAAANDYLLLMAYDEHWAESDAGSIAGQPWFEATLAKRMRELEGGKTIVCIGGYGYGWSKGRETEELTFQEAVLAARDSEAKIEFDPATRNPYFNYEDEDGSKHTVWFLDGATAFNQMRASRQFHPAGFALWRMGSEDPSLWSVFGREQMDAAPDGLQKIVYGYDVDFEGMGEILQFEAAPKEGKRFINVDARSGLIADAHYLSIPSSYVLRRTGWQTGKVALTFDDGPDETWTPQILDILKREHVPATFFIIGQNGQAHPQLVKRIVAEGHDIGNHSFTHPNLGEIPGKLTELELNATQRLIEALTGRSTRLFRAPYFGDAEPQTADEVEPAAIANRLGYIIVGLRVDPDDWALPGTDEIVKRTEAALTNSNPDERGQIVLLHDGGGDRAQTVAALPRLIHELRAQGYQFATVSELAGLTQAQTMPLLPPEQGWMARADKLTFYIFAVGGWLIRWMFLIGIVLGLSRMLFIGALALAQYIRCATFRRNSTARRNSIAQTVPAEARTAKMVSVIIAAYNEEKVIAQTVRSLLASEYPNVEIIVVDDGSIDATGQVVQEQFGLEPHVRLFTQPNKGKAEALNYGLRHATGDIVVAMDADTIFPAQTIGALAVHFDNPRVGAVAGNAKVGNRINLVTRWQALEYITAQNMDRRAFALLNGITVVPGAVGAWRRELLDRIGGFASDTLAEDQDLTLKVRKLGYKIEYAEEAIGWTEAPDNLGGLAKQRFRWSFGTLQCMWKHRDALFRPRFGALGFLAMPNTWLFQILFPLISPVMDLLFLWTLASYSIQRMEHPQEYSVTNLNQVLFYYALFLAVDWLAAAFAFALERREQWNLLWSLFLQRFCYRQVMYYVMVKSVWTATRGVIVGWGKLERKATVTELRKSHPAQTERFDTLYPPV
- a CDS encoding TonB-dependent receptor, which translates into the protein MSLIFCLGSVGSFGQQTQVRTRVRVTTQDETGQPVAGVAIQIKLKNDIVSTIISDDKGEAVATNFPAGTYDITVSKDGFQPRTQSKVEVNAGTEVDIKFVMVPQISVKDEVNVTANTADNPPEQTSSTPIELQRVTMRELPTATNSVKDALPLLPGVVRSQQGEIKISGTGENRSAFIVNSADVTDPATGQFGMTVPVDSVESINVFKTPYLAQYGRFTAGVVSVETRRGGSKWNFELNDPFPEFRYLNGHLRGLRDATPRVVFNGPLIKDKLFLSEGTEYTIAKRAVQTLEYPNKETISESVNSFTQLDYIVSATHTLTGTFHLAPRKDQFYGLNFFNRREVTPNFSGKDYTGTLIDRLTIGSNLLESLVSVKDYDAAVWGQGVAEMTLTPTGNHGNYFSQQNRQATRAEWTETLSLQPIRNIGSHNLKFGSIISRTTNDGQFLARPVNILDANNNLLQRIEFVGGSQFDLTDLETHFFGQDHWNITQKLAMDIGLRFERQGITETLRFAPRIGLAWTPFGNQKTVFRTGYGFFYDRVPLSVYAFDKYPEQLITSYAPDGSILDGPRRFANITDRALGSKNPFLHGGSNIGNFAPYSGTWNVELEHAFARYLKLRINYLSSNSEGIVTVEPRVVQGKDALVLGGGGQSRYRQFEITGKISWGEQKQNLFLSYVHSSSRGNINEFNTYIGNFPFPVVRPDQNVRLSADLPHRFLGWGTFNLPWKLRYSPIVEFRNGFPYSELDATQQYVGEANSLRFPKFFSFDSRVSRDFQINPKYAFRFSLSGFNLTNHFNPLDVHRNVADPLNGQFFGNYRRFFRLDFDVIF